Proteins encoded by one window of Bradyrhizobium sp. B097:
- a CDS encoding universal stress protein, producing the protein MYKSILVPIDLADTDLAKPAIATAATLSQTWNGAVRLLNVLPMTPVMLAEYVPADFDSQQRETSEEALAIVARESGIAPGRISGVVRQGGIYHEILEEAANMKADLIVMTSHRPAMRTYFLGSNAGHVVRYAKCSVLVVRH; encoded by the coding sequence ATGTACAAGTCCATTCTCGTGCCGATCGACCTCGCCGATACCGATCTGGCGAAGCCTGCGATCGCAACCGCTGCGACGCTGTCGCAAACCTGGAACGGCGCGGTGCGTCTGCTCAACGTATTGCCGATGACGCCGGTGATGCTCGCCGAATATGTCCCGGCGGATTTCGACAGCCAGCAGCGTGAAACATCGGAAGAAGCGCTCGCCATCGTCGCGCGCGAATCCGGCATCGCGCCCGGGCGCATCTCCGGCGTGGTCCGCCAGGGCGGCATCTATCACGAGATCCTCGAAGAGGCCGCGAACATGAAGGCCGACCTGATCGTGATGACCTCGCACCGCCCGGCGATGCGCACCTACTTCCTCGGCTCCAATGCCGGGCACGTGGTGCGCTACGCCAAATGCTCGGTGCTGGTGGTGCGGCACTAA